The following coding sequences lie in one Bordetella genomosp. 9 genomic window:
- a CDS encoding type 1 glutamine amidotransferase domain-containing protein — protein MADVLKDVTVAILAVDGFEQAELLEPRKALQQAGARAVVISARQEPIQGFKHTEKGETVDVDLTFAEADPEHFAAVLLPGGVVNADEIRQHPKAREFVRRISEAGKPLAVICHGPWLLVSAGLVQGRTLTSWPSLQDDLRNAGANWVDQEVVVDGNWVSSRKPDDIPAFNREFIGLLSKAARPQAA, from the coding sequence ATGGCAGATGTTCTCAAGGACGTTACCGTCGCCATTCTGGCGGTCGATGGGTTCGAGCAGGCCGAGTTGCTGGAGCCGCGCAAGGCCTTGCAGCAGGCGGGCGCACGGGCGGTAGTCATCTCGGCCCGGCAGGAACCCATTCAGGGATTCAAGCACACGGAAAAAGGCGAGACGGTCGACGTCGATCTGACCTTTGCCGAGGCGGATCCCGAACATTTTGCTGCCGTACTGCTGCCGGGCGGCGTAGTCAACGCTGATGAGATCCGCCAGCATCCCAAGGCGCGGGAGTTCGTCCGTCGCATCAGTGAAGCCGGCAAGCCGCTGGCGGTGATCTGCCACGGCCCCTGGCTGCTGGTCTCCGCCGGATTGGTCCAGGGCCGGACCTTGACCAGCTGGCCCTCGCTGCAGGACGATCTGCGCAACGCGGGAGCGAACTGGGTGGACCAGGAAGTGGTGGTGGACGGAAACTGGGTCAGCAGCCGCAAGCCCGACGATATTCCCGCCTTCAATCGCGAGTTCATCG